The following proteins are encoded in a genomic region of Gimesia algae:
- a CDS encoding rhomboid family intramembrane serine protease yields the protein MFQSLRRACSKYPVTAAYIAFAIGLFLAVQIYRIDHGISNAGSFDDALWKLGAVQPLVFVHDHPLVEEKEYPTGGPFDLWSGEWWRILISGFHHGDVLHLLMNCLAIGFLGRLIEPVMKHWIYAAFLILATYVSFLPEYFLEHYPVGLSGGAFAMFGLLMMLRRIHPEIAEVFTDREVNWGLGWLILCFVLTHFGILNIANAAHLSGFVYGILAGAVIINRSRFAGTLRFLFVLSQVLIIPGTYLVCHPVWNGKYYWYLARHETDPNQKIVYLQKGMELSPGEPKIGAELALSLFRTEGVPFHSWEIMLRSLERNRSYDKGIEITRLIWKQFNSEQQKQKALGIVTEVFGDESDAWLERFKLDQSAVASADVSLPKSDQSGNEFLFLKETERRGAPQPRDLTAPPVDPRSPQSAVEGVTL from the coding sequence ATGTTTCAATCACTGCGAAGAGCCTGTTCAAAGTATCCTGTCACTGCAGCCTATATCGCCTTTGCGATTGGTTTGTTTCTAGCGGTACAGATTTACAGAATCGATCATGGGATCTCCAACGCGGGAAGTTTCGACGATGCGTTATGGAAACTGGGCGCTGTTCAGCCCCTGGTCTTTGTGCATGACCATCCCCTGGTTGAAGAGAAAGAATACCCGACCGGTGGTCCCTTTGATCTTTGGTCCGGGGAGTGGTGGCGAATTCTGATCAGCGGCTTTCATCATGGCGATGTGTTGCATCTGCTGATGAACTGCCTGGCGATCGGGTTTTTAGGGCGGCTGATAGAGCCCGTAATGAAACACTGGATATATGCTGCGTTTCTGATCCTGGCGACCTATGTTTCCTTCCTGCCGGAATATTTTCTGGAACATTATCCCGTGGGTTTATCGGGGGGCGCATTTGCGATGTTCGGGTTACTGATGATGCTCCGCCGCATTCATCCTGAAATCGCTGAAGTGTTTACTGATCGTGAAGTCAACTGGGGACTGGGCTGGCTGATTCTGTGTTTTGTATTAACACATTTCGGTATTCTGAATATTGCGAATGCAGCACATCTTTCCGGATTTGTCTATGGAATCCTGGCGGGTGCCGTCATCATCAATCGATCCCGTTTTGCAGGGACGCTCCGGTTCCTGTTTGTCTTATCTCAGGTTTTGATTATCCCTGGTACTTATCTGGTATGTCATCCGGTCTGGAATGGTAAGTATTACTGGTACCTGGCGCGGCATGAAACCGATCCCAATCAAAAGATTGTCTATCTGCAGAAGGGGATGGAACTGTCGCCTGGTGAACCTAAGATCGGGGCAGAACTGGCACTCAGTCTGTTTCGCACGGAAGGAGTTCCGTTTCATTCCTGGGAGATCATGCTGCGATCGCTGGAACGCAATCGTTCCTATGATAAAGGGATCGAGATTACGCGACTAATCTGGAAACAGTTCAACTCTGAACAGCAGAAGCAGAAAGCGCTTGGAATTGTCACAGAAGTATTCGGCGATGAATCCGATGCCTGGCTGGAGCGATTTAAACTGGATCAATCCGCAGTGGCGTCAGCAGATGTGTCTTTACCCAAGTCAGATCAATCCGGGAATGAGTTTCTGTTTTTGAAAGAAACGGAGCGCCGGGGGGCACCTCAGCCGCGCGATCTGACTGCGCCTCCCGTTGATCCGCGCTCTCCTCAGAGCGCGGTGGAAGGTGTTACACTTTAG
- a CDS encoding FtsW/RodA/SpoVE family cell cycle protein: MIHTGIRRIPWSILCCILILMGCGLAGIARGDELVGQGHYFQKQCIWILISLTALFGTMLFPYRNLRGISYPLFLGTLLFLIAVFFIPAVNGSRRWIPLGFFKFQPSELAKITYILALAHYLMYRKNYRRIPGLIVPFILTCVPVVLILREPDLGTSLLFFPILFAMLFSAGARPRHLITIVILGICTLPLLWLEMNAEQKSRIVALFTQQDGGELPKGDGYHLYQSKQMLALGGVWGSEIAGMPVDDPAAYHLPAGRTDFIFCLVGERFGMLGCLFTVLVFAALYIRGLQIATATREPFGRLVAVGIVTLLASQTIINTGMTVGLMPITGMTLPLMSYGGTSMLSTCLALGLLINICMHPGYEMNTEPFRF, encoded by the coding sequence ATGATCCATACAGGTATTCGTAGAATTCCATGGTCGATCCTCTGCTGTATCCTGATTCTGATGGGGTGCGGCCTGGCGGGAATTGCGCGCGGAGACGAACTGGTCGGCCAGGGACACTATTTCCAGAAACAATGCATCTGGATCCTGATCTCGCTGACCGCCCTGTTTGGTACGATGCTGTTTCCCTATCGTAACCTGCGTGGCATCAGCTATCCCCTCTTTCTAGGCACACTTCTGTTCCTGATTGCGGTCTTTTTTATTCCCGCAGTCAACGGTTCCCGCCGTTGGATTCCATTGGGCTTTTTCAAATTTCAGCCTTCTGAACTCGCAAAAATCACCTACATCCTTGCCCTCGCACATTACCTGATGTATCGCAAGAACTATCGACGGATTCCGGGACTGATTGTCCCCTTCATTCTAACCTGCGTGCCTGTAGTTCTGATCCTGCGAGAACCAGACCTGGGCACATCGTTGCTCTTCTTTCCCATTCTGTTTGCGATGCTGTTTTCCGCAGGGGCGCGTCCCAGACATCTGATTACCATTGTGATTCTGGGAATCTGCACACTGCCTCTGCTCTGGCTGGAGATGAACGCAGAACAGAAATCGCGAATCGTCGCGTTGTTCACACAACAGGATGGAGGCGAATTACCCAAAGGTGATGGCTATCATCTCTATCAATCCAAGCAGATGCTGGCTCTGGGAGGTGTCTGGGGTAGCGAAATTGCCGGCATGCCCGTCGATGATCCCGCTGCCTATCATCTTCCCGCGGGCCGGACCGACTTTATCTTCTGTCTGGTCGGGGAACGTTTTGGCATGCTGGGCTGTCTGTTTACCGTCCTGGTGTTTGCTGCGCTGTATATTCGCGGGCTGCAGATCGCGACTGCCACGCGCGAGCCCTTCGGACGCCTTGTTGCCGTTGGCATTGTGACGCTACTGGCCTCACAGACGATTATCAATACCGGCATGACAGTCGGACTGATGCCAATCACGGGAATGACGCTCCCCCTGATGAGTTACGGGGGCACCAGTATGCTCAGTACCTGCCTGGCGCTGGGACTGCTGATTAATATCTGCATGCACCCCGGTTACGAAATGAACACCGAACCATTTCGCTTTTAG
- a CDS encoding pyridoxal phosphate-dependent decarboxylase family protein codes for MTKAAPDLSAAQSRIQAIYSPELLETASQTLSELLTNHARTLQLETTNVLNWAHPADNFKAALQQLNQAPMNDAGERDITQTVDAFRQLAQTMLDKGHNLQNPRYIGHQVPASLPLAGLFEAIVSVTNQVMAVYEMGPWATAVELALIESLGREIGYAPGTFAGLVTHGGSLANLTGLLAARNLKCPDLWSQGPQAKLDAVPVILVSSDAHYSVTRSAGILGIGADNIIKVPLDERRKMNPAALQQLIFSCQAENKTIIAVVACACATPIGAFDPLNDIADLCEQHDLWLHVDAAHGGPTCFSERHKHLTAGLHRADSVVFDAHKMMFMPALCAFLFYKNKAHQFSAFQQQAAYLFDPSAPEIAEYDIGLRTIECTKRANCYALWGIWSLFGKSLFSDLVDITFTTARTFYNLLQQASDFEPVHEPECNIVVFRYQAEWLNALSREQQNLFHFKLRRQLIESGEFYIVHSVINEQAAFRITVMNPLTTEVHLNQLLNTIRHRASELQKTFDAPPLVDHCEQT; via the coding sequence ATGACCAAAGCAGCCCCCGATTTATCAGCAGCCCAGTCCCGAATCCAGGCGATTTATTCTCCTGAGTTACTGGAGACGGCCAGCCAGACCTTAAGTGAATTACTCACAAACCATGCGCGTACTCTGCAACTTGAGACAACAAACGTCCTCAACTGGGCGCACCCTGCCGATAACTTCAAAGCTGCCCTGCAGCAACTTAACCAGGCCCCTATGAATGATGCGGGGGAAAGGGACATCACTCAGACAGTTGACGCCTTTCGCCAGCTGGCTCAGACCATGCTGGACAAGGGACACAACCTGCAGAACCCCCGCTATATTGGTCATCAGGTCCCTGCATCCCTGCCGCTGGCCGGTCTGTTCGAAGCCATCGTCTCGGTCACGAATCAGGTGATGGCCGTCTACGAAATGGGCCCCTGGGCCACTGCCGTCGAACTGGCTCTGATTGAATCTCTGGGTCGCGAAATTGGATACGCTCCGGGTACATTCGCCGGTCTGGTGACACACGGAGGTTCGCTGGCAAATCTGACAGGATTGCTGGCGGCCCGCAATCTGAAATGCCCTGATCTCTGGTCGCAGGGACCGCAGGCAAAACTGGATGCAGTCCCCGTGATCCTGGTTTCCAGCGATGCCCACTACAGCGTGACCCGTTCCGCAGGCATATTAGGTATCGGAGCAGACAATATTATCAAGGTTCCCCTTGATGAGCGGCGGAAAATGAATCCTGCTGCGCTCCAGCAACTGATTTTCTCCTGCCAGGCAGAAAACAAAACCATCATCGCCGTCGTCGCCTGTGCCTGTGCCACTCCTATTGGTGCTTTTGATCCCCTGAATGACATTGCCGACCTCTGCGAACAGCATGATCTCTGGCTGCATGTCGATGCTGCACATGGTGGACCAACCTGTTTCTCAGAGCGACACAAACATTTAACGGCAGGGCTGCACCGGGCCGACAGTGTGGTCTTTGATGCCCACAAGATGATGTTTATGCCTGCGCTTTGCGCATTTCTGTTTTATAAAAACAAAGCGCATCAGTTCTCAGCCTTCCAGCAACAGGCCGCGTACCTCTTCGATCCTTCTGCTCCTGAAATTGCAGAATATGACATCGGTTTGCGTACCATCGAATGCACCAAACGTGCCAACTGCTACGCACTCTGGGGGATCTGGTCACTGTTTGGTAAAAGCCTGTTCTCCGACCTGGTGGACATCACCTTTACCACCGCCCGGACATTCTATAACCTGCTCCAGCAGGCATCTGATTTTGAACCAGTACATGAACCAGAATGCAATATCGTCGTATTTCGTTATCAGGCCGAATGGCTCAATGCCCTGTCGAGGGAACAACAGAATCTGTTCCATTTCAAGCTGCGACGGCAATTGATTGAATCGGGGGAATTTTATATTGTGCATTCCGTGATTAATGAACAGGCCGCATTCCGGATTACTGTGATGAATCCTTTGACGACAGAAGTGCATCTGAATCAGTTATTAAACACAATTCGACACCGTGCCAGCGAACTGCAAAAGACGTTTGATGCCCCGCCTCTGGTCGATCATTGTGAACAGACTTGA
- a CDS encoding RNA polymerase subunit sigma codes for MSGPIVRTGTTPKFWENYDKIFGDPAKKGTKKKAAAKKGAKKKTAKKTAGKAPAAKSSAKKVTAKKTATKKTATKKAAKKKTQKK; via the coding sequence ATGAGCGGCCCGATTGTTCGAACAGGTACGACTCCCAAATTCTGGGAAAATTATGACAAGATCTTCGGCGATCCAGCCAAAAAAGGCACCAAAAAGAAAGCGGCAGCAAAAAAAGGCGCAAAGAAGAAAACTGCAAAAAAAACAGCAGGCAAAGCCCCCGCTGCAAAATCTTCTGCTAAAAAAGTGACAGCCAAAAAAACCGCAACGAAAAAAACCGCAACAAAAAAAGCAGCCAAAAAGAAAACGCAGAAAAAATAA
- a CDS encoding DUF6798 domain-containing protein has translation MILLIGGSFAADSFLRFPVPGTNEPHYLTKARHYWNPQWCADDFFLESSNAHLFFFQTVGAITQVLSLEQTAVLGRIIGFLLLAVGWYRLISVLCTGFWSPLITAWLYLALAAIGNFSGEWIIGGIESKVFAYGFLFLALANACEQNWNRAGIYAGLTITWHPVVGIWALACSLFALLILGFLNRKHIDRAMITGSTKTAIPACGYLILCSLPGLVPSLALLTQGSPQDSFAANFIQVFYRLKHHLDPMDFNLFSYLLYALLLVAWLFLARKQSTSFTIRFFQFFIIGTIGLACIGILIGAGPRPASEMPYYAFRMSLLKFYPFRLFDALLPLAFSVAILHLIQQYLINSATEKPKPAWLTLSLRKAILAVLCLGIFTGTLYSAWNHRPVHKMSPAQRADWIDACEWIRNHTPDDALFLTPAHATDFKWYAQRPEYVTFKDCPQDASGIVEWNRRLKYLRKWGQKYYNKGFDDRALQALQQKTGITHLLVKRLGPFTTIDPIYQNRTYKVYQLP, from the coding sequence ATGATATTATTGATTGGCGGATCATTTGCCGCCGATTCTTTCCTGCGATTCCCGGTTCCAGGCACAAACGAACCACATTACCTTACCAAGGCACGCCATTACTGGAATCCACAGTGGTGCGCCGATGATTTTTTTCTCGAATCATCCAACGCGCACCTCTTTTTTTTCCAGACTGTCGGCGCGATCACACAGGTACTGTCACTTGAGCAGACAGCAGTGCTGGGCAGAATCATTGGATTCCTGTTACTGGCTGTCGGCTGGTACCGCCTGATCAGCGTTTTATGCACCGGCTTCTGGTCTCCTTTAATCACGGCCTGGCTCTATCTTGCGCTGGCAGCGATCGGGAACTTCTCCGGGGAATGGATTATTGGCGGTATCGAATCCAAAGTCTTCGCATACGGTTTCCTGTTCCTGGCACTGGCAAACGCCTGTGAACAAAACTGGAACCGAGCAGGTATCTATGCCGGGCTAACCATAACGTGGCATCCTGTCGTCGGAATCTGGGCGCTGGCCTGCAGTCTGTTTGCCCTGCTGATCCTGGGATTCCTGAATCGAAAACACATCGATAGGGCTATGATCACAGGCAGCACTAAAACCGCGATTCCTGCCTGCGGATACCTTATTCTCTGTTCGCTGCCGGGGTTAGTCCCCTCCCTGGCATTGCTCACGCAGGGGAGCCCCCAAGACAGTTTCGCGGCAAATTTCATCCAGGTCTTTTATCGACTGAAGCACCACCTGGACCCCATGGATTTTAATCTTTTCAGTTACCTCTTGTATGCGCTACTGCTGGTAGCCTGGTTGTTTCTGGCTCGTAAGCAGAGCACTTCGTTTACCATTCGCTTCTTCCAGTTTTTTATCATCGGTACCATCGGTCTGGCCTGCATCGGAATTCTAATTGGTGCCGGCCCCAGACCTGCCAGCGAAATGCCATATTACGCATTTCGCATGTCGCTCCTCAAATTCTATCCCTTTCGTCTGTTTGACGCCTTACTCCCGCTGGCGTTTTCCGTTGCCATACTTCATCTGATCCAGCAATATTTGATTAACAGCGCAACAGAAAAACCCAAACCTGCCTGGCTCACGCTTTCCCTGCGTAAAGCGATTCTGGCTGTGCTCTGCCTGGGAATCTTTACCGGCACACTTTATTCAGCCTGGAACCATCGACCAGTCCACAAGATGTCTCCCGCTCAACGTGCTGACTGGATTGACGCCTGTGAGTGGATACGAAATCATACTCCCGATGATGCGCTCTTTCTGACGCCGGCGCATGCAACCGATTTCAAATGGTATGCCCAACGACCGGAATATGTGACCTTCAAAGACTGCCCCCAGGACGCCAGTGGCATCGTAGAATGGAATCGACGCCTCAAGTACCTTCGAAAATGGGGCCAGAAATACTATAATAAGGGCTTTGATGATCGTGCCTTACAGGCTTTGCAGCAGAAGACCGGCATTACGCATCTGCTGGTAAAACGTCTGGGCCCCTTTACAACCATCGACCCGATCTATCAAAATCGAACTTATAAAGTCTACCAACTTCCCTGA
- a CDS encoding outer membrane protein assembly factor BamB family protein, with protein sequence MNHLNRKNCFSVCLGMVLLLTLSLPTPQTGQPTASLFAQPPADKTGDWPYFLGPEQTGVSAETNLIDDFPQSGPPLLWEKSIGTGYSAPSVLGNRLVIHHRPEKGADEGKEVIQCLAADTGKEIWKYAYDSDFRDPYGYNNGPRCSPLLTEQFCYTFGAQGKLYCLNIKDGTLVWHHDCLQEFDVPPGFFGIGATPILEGNKLIVMVGGKPDSGMVAFDAKTGKTLWHNVGKEVWNGTSTGWERMPVYKWRGNEKISSYSSPIAVTIHGKRHLLCLMRQGLVSLNPEDGSLNFKYWFRSMINDSVNAARPVVIDDKIFLSAAYQVGSALLQVEPNGKSYKELWRNPTNMLTHWSTTIHHDGYLYGFSGRHEREATMRCVRLSDGKVMWETDGAAPVVDKIKRNALTGQFLWIDSGKTAPWPLYGRGSAILVDNKFIVLGEKGTLAIVKIDPKEFHEVCRTSFPQINYPAWAAPVLAHKKLYLRSESHLICLDFAKQQSEKKE encoded by the coding sequence ATGAATCATCTCAACCGAAAAAACTGTTTCAGCGTCTGTCTGGGAATGGTGTTACTGCTGACCCTGTCGTTACCCACGCCCCAGACAGGCCAGCCAACGGCGTCTCTCTTTGCTCAGCCTCCTGCTGACAAAACAGGTGACTGGCCTTACTTTCTCGGTCCAGAACAGACGGGTGTCTCAGCAGAAACCAATCTGATCGATGACTTCCCCCAGTCAGGCCCTCCCCTGCTCTGGGAAAAAAGTATTGGCACCGGTTACAGTGCTCCTTCAGTTCTGGGCAACCGCCTGGTGATCCACCATCGCCCTGAAAAAGGTGCGGATGAGGGAAAGGAAGTCATTCAATGCCTGGCAGCAGACACCGGAAAAGAAATCTGGAAATACGCCTACGACTCTGATTTCCGTGACCCCTATGGATACAACAATGGTCCCCGCTGCTCTCCCCTGCTGACCGAACAATTCTGCTATACGTTTGGTGCACAGGGAAAGTTGTACTGTCTCAATATCAAAGATGGCACGCTGGTCTGGCATCATGACTGCCTGCAGGAGTTCGATGTGCCCCCCGGTTTCTTCGGCATCGGCGCCACCCCCATTCTGGAAGGCAATAAGCTCATCGTGATGGTTGGCGGCAAACCAGATTCCGGGATGGTCGCCTTCGATGCGAAGACGGGCAAAACACTCTGGCACAATGTTGGAAAAGAGGTCTGGAATGGTACGTCGACAGGTTGGGAGAGAATGCCGGTCTACAAATGGCGCGGCAATGAAAAAATATCCAGCTACTCCTCTCCCATCGCCGTTACCATTCACGGGAAACGACATCTGCTCTGCCTGATGCGGCAGGGGCTGGTCTCCCTCAATCCCGAAGATGGCTCACTCAATTTCAAATACTGGTTCCGGTCCATGATCAACGATTCGGTCAATGCCGCCCGACCGGTGGTCATCGATGATAAAATATTTCTCTCCGCCGCCTATCAGGTGGGCTCGGCGTTACTGCAGGTAGAACCGAACGGCAAAAGCTATAAAGAACTCTGGCGTAATCCTACTAATATGCTGACCCACTGGTCAACGACCATTCATCACGATGGATACCTGTATGGCTTCAGCGGTCGCCATGAGCGTGAAGCAACGATGCGGTGTGTCCGCCTGTCAGACGGCAAGGTGATGTGGGAAACTGATGGTGCTGCGCCAGTCGTCGACAAAATCAAACGCAACGCGCTCACCGGTCAGTTCCTGTGGATCGATTCCGGCAAAACAGCCCCCTGGCCTTTATATGGCCGCGGCTCCGCGATTCTGGTGGACAACAAATTTATTGTGCTGGGAGAAAAAGGCACTCTGGCGATTGTCAAAATCGATCCCAAAGAATTTCACGAAGTCTGCCGCACATCGTTTCCGCAAATCAATTACCCTGCCTGGGCAGCCCCGGTACTCGCTCATAAAAAGCTGTATCTCAGGAGTGAATCGCATCTGATTTGCCTGGACTTTGCCAAACAGCAGTCCGAAAAGAAAGAATAG
- the murA gene encoding UDP-N-acetylglucosamine 1-carboxyvinyltransferase, whose amino-acid sequence MDMFIVRGGERLSGSVSVSGAKNSALPLMAAAMACEGETTLCSIPDLVDVKTQSQVLGSLGMDVNRDPDGALSLKTVDETSCIADYELVRRMRASVCVLGPLLAKRRMACVSLPGGCNIGDRPIDLHLKGLSALGAQIRVDRGYVIARADRLRGANIFLGGAFGSTVTGTCNVMIAAALAEGTTTIESAACEPEVVDVGNFLNAAGAKIKGLGTPFLTIEGVEQLNGVKHEVIPDRIEAATLMIAAAITGGDVCLNKVRPDHITAVIEKLREIGVTVQLEFPDQPAKKQSVTVQVTQPLRSIDCIALPYPGIPTDVQAQLMSLLACIPGISIVTDKVFPDRFMHASELARMGANIRRESASAILNGVSRLSGACVMASDLRASAALVLAGLAAEGETVIRRIYHLDRGYERLEEKLISLGAHVERVRDEPQNMPDSLKLTDGESRPSHSELLAALTGPHWNQNTGQHNSESMTSSQDHADED is encoded by the coding sequence ATGGATATGTTTATCGTTCGCGGAGGCGAGCGGCTTTCGGGTAGCGTTTCTGTCAGTGGTGCGAAAAATTCCGCATTACCACTGATGGCAGCCGCTATGGCCTGTGAAGGTGAGACCACCCTCTGCTCCATCCCTGATCTGGTCGATGTCAAAACTCAGTCGCAGGTCCTGGGTTCCCTCGGAATGGATGTCAACCGCGATCCAGACGGCGCGCTGAGTCTGAAGACCGTGGATGAGACATCCTGTATCGCCGATTATGAACTGGTGCGACGCATGCGGGCCAGTGTGTGTGTGCTGGGACCTTTGCTGGCCAAACGTCGGATGGCATGTGTCTCATTGCCTGGCGGATGTAATATTGGTGATCGACCAATTGATTTGCATCTGAAAGGACTTTCAGCATTGGGAGCCCAGATCCGTGTTGACCGTGGTTATGTTATTGCGAGAGCGGATCGATTGCGCGGGGCCAATATCTTTCTGGGCGGCGCCTTCGGGAGTACGGTCACGGGAACCTGCAATGTGATGATCGCTGCCGCTCTGGCAGAAGGGACGACCACCATCGAATCAGCAGCCTGTGAACCGGAGGTTGTCGATGTCGGCAACTTCCTGAATGCAGCGGGTGCGAAAATCAAAGGGTTGGGAACACCGTTCCTGACCATTGAGGGTGTTGAACAACTCAATGGCGTGAAACATGAAGTGATCCCGGATCGCATTGAAGCGGCCACGTTAATGATTGCCGCTGCCATCACCGGAGGCGATGTCTGTTTGAACAAAGTGAGACCCGATCATATTACAGCGGTGATTGAAAAACTCAGGGAAATTGGTGTGACAGTACAACTCGAATTTCCCGATCAGCCGGCAAAAAAACAGTCTGTCACTGTGCAGGTGACTCAACCTCTCCGCTCAATCGACTGCATTGCGTTACCGTACCCAGGCATCCCGACAGACGTGCAGGCGCAGCTAATGTCATTGCTGGCGTGTATTCCTGGCATCAGCATCGTCACCGACAAGGTCTTTCCGGATCGATTTATGCACGCTTCCGAACTGGCACGCATGGGGGCGAATATCCGCCGTGAGTCAGCCAGTGCGATTCTGAATGGTGTGTCTCGTTTAAGTGGTGCCTGTGTGATGGCTTCTGATTTACGTGCCAGTGCCGCGCTGGTTTTAGCCGGTCTGGCTGCCGAAGGTGAGACAGTGATTCGCCGGATTTATCATCTGGATCGTGGCTATGAACGTCTGGAAGAGAAACTGATCTCGCTGGGCGCGCATGTCGAGCGTGTCAGAGACGAGCCACAAAACATGCCCGACAGTCTGAAACTGACAGACGGTGAAAGTCGTCCCAGTCATTCAGAATTGCTTGCTGCTTTAACCGGGCCGCACTGGAATCAAAATACCGGTCAGCATAATTCTGAGAGCATGACGTCTTCACAGGATCACGCAGACGAAGACTGA
- the prmC gene encoding peptide chain release factor N(5)-glutamine methyltransferase → MNENSPSPDRTSNTASEPWTVRRILDWTTAHLEKHGSDSPRLDTEVLLAHARNCERIRLYTNYEDVVTEQERALMRQLVQRRANSEPVAYLVGNREFFGLDFYVDKNVLVPRPDTETLVIELVDEAQKLTNPSILDLCTGSGCIAVSAAANCHNAKFLATDISKPALEIAQKNATSNGLSNQIQFLLSDCFDQIPAGTLFDIIVSNPPYIPDAEIEQLENDVKQHEPRLALSGGKDGLDFYRRIIQQAGGYLKDNGLLMLEFSPEQETDLQTLFKATGKYTDVRVKADLAGRARVIIGQKLPILK, encoded by the coding sequence GTGAATGAGAACTCACCATCACCGGATCGCACTTCTAACACTGCATCGGAACCCTGGACAGTCCGACGTATACTGGACTGGACGACTGCCCATTTAGAGAAACACGGCAGCGATTCTCCGCGTCTGGATACCGAAGTTCTGCTGGCTCATGCACGGAACTGTGAACGGATTCGCCTCTATACGAATTACGAAGACGTCGTCACAGAGCAGGAACGCGCCCTGATGCGGCAACTGGTACAAAGACGTGCGAATTCCGAACCGGTTGCCTATCTGGTCGGGAATCGCGAATTTTTCGGGCTCGATTTTTATGTCGATAAGAATGTGCTGGTTCCGCGCCCTGATACGGAGACCCTGGTCATTGAACTGGTCGATGAAGCGCAGAAACTCACGAATCCTTCCATTCTGGATTTGTGCACCGGGAGTGGCTGCATCGCAGTTTCCGCCGCTGCAAATTGTCATAATGCGAAATTTCTGGCAACGGATATCAGTAAACCTGCGCTGGAAATTGCTCAAAAAAATGCCACTTCAAATGGACTGTCAAACCAGATTCAATTTCTGCTCAGTGACTGTTTCGATCAGATCCCGGCGGGAACATTATTCGATATTATCGTAAGTAATCCGCCTTATATACCTGATGCGGAAATCGAACAGCTGGAAAACGATGTCAAACAGCATGAGCCGCGACTGGCTTTGTCAGGTGGCAAAGATGGCCTGGATTTCTATCGCAGAATCATTCAGCAGGCGGGAGGCTACTTAAAAGATAACGGGTTGCTGATGCTGGAGTTTTCACCAGAGCAGGAAACGGATTTACAGACTCTGTTTAAGGCGACTGGTAAATATACAGACGTAAGGGTAAAAGCGGATCTGGCGGGGCGGGCTCGGGTGATAATCGGGCAAAAATTGCCTATCTTAAAATGA
- the prfA gene encoding peptide chain release factor 1, translating to MKFPTLQVKLDRYEELEKELQDPEILANTSKLVEIQREYGGLAKVALAVREFNTRAEDIEVAREMLEEETDPAAKEYAQKELDDLCEEHEKHTKELEDLVVAGDSITRGGLIMEIRAGAGGDEAALFARELFDMYMHYVEAQKGWKTEVLNMSATELGGLKEVTFSIAGEGAYHRLQFESGGHRVQRVPETETQGRVHTSAATVAVLPEASEVEVDIKPDDIRLDTFHASGPGGQKVNKTESAVRITHLPTGTVVQCQDEKSQHKNKAKAMRVLRSRVLEQMQQKAADERADQRRTLIGSGDRSQRIRTYNFPQGRVTDHRINLSLYKIDQIMQGDLDDLVTALLQFDREERLLGDGSKK from the coding sequence ATGAAGTTTCCCACCCTGCAGGTAAAACTGGATCGTTATGAGGAGTTGGAAAAAGAACTCCAGGATCCGGAAATACTGGCTAATACCAGTAAGCTGGTTGAAATCCAGCGTGAATACGGTGGCCTGGCGAAGGTTGCGTTAGCAGTCCGCGAGTTTAATACCCGGGCCGAAGACATTGAAGTCGCCCGGGAGATGCTGGAAGAGGAAACCGATCCTGCTGCTAAAGAATATGCGCAGAAGGAACTGGACGACCTCTGTGAAGAGCATGAGAAGCATACCAAAGAGCTCGAAGATCTAGTGGTCGCCGGCGATTCCATCACGCGTGGCGGTTTGATCATGGAAATTCGTGCTGGAGCAGGCGGTGATGAAGCCGCCCTGTTTGCACGCGAACTCTTCGATATGTACATGCATTATGTGGAAGCCCAAAAGGGGTGGAAAACAGAAGTGTTGAACATGAGTGCCACCGAGTTGGGTGGTTTGAAGGAAGTCACGTTTTCGATTGCCGGTGAAGGCGCCTATCACCGCTTGCAGTTTGAAAGCGGCGGACACCGTGTGCAGCGGGTTCCTGAGACAGAAACACAGGGCCGCGTCCATACGAGTGCCGCTACGGTTGCCGTACTTCCTGAAGCCAGTGAAGTGGAAGTGGATATCAAACCGGACGATATTCGCCTCGATACATTCCATGCGAGTGGTCCCGGTGGTCAGAAAGTGAATAAAACAGAAAGCGCTGTGCGGATCACTCACTTACCGACAGGCACCGTGGTGCAGTGCCAGGATGAAAAAAGTCAGCACAAGAATAAAGCCAAAGCCATGCGTGTGCTGCGAAGTCGCGTGCTGGAGCAGATGCAGCAGAAAGCAGCCGATGAACGTGCCGACCAGCGTCGGACCTTAATTGGCTCGGGAGACCGCAGCCAGCGAATTCGAACATATAACTTCCCGCAAGGTCGCGTGACGGACCATCGCATCAACCTTTCACTTTACAAAATTGATCAGATCATGCAGGGTGACCTGGATGATCTGGTCACTGCCCTGTTACAGTTTGACCGAGAAGAGCGTTTACTGGGCGACGGCTCAAAAAAATAA